In a single window of the Bufo bufo chromosome 5, aBufBuf1.1, whole genome shotgun sequence genome:
- the POMGNT2 gene encoding protein O-linked-mannose beta-1,4-N-acetylglucosaminyltransferase 2 isoform X1 gives MNISAVFNALLVSILAAVLWKYVKLWEQFTILEEELDLTRQSQELSQVHIDYQAALYALVEDGTKMVCTGKMHTDRVCRFESLCYSTEAEEFVFFHSNSSIMLPSLGSRRFQPALLDLSSVDDHNTQYFNFVELPAAALQFMPKPVFVPDVALIMNRFNPDNLMHVFHDDLLPIFYTMQQFPDLDLDSRLFFMEGWGEGSHFDLYKLMSNKQPLLKEQLKNLGRLLCFTRSYVGLTKITTWYQYGFVQPQGPKANILVSGNEIRHLANFILGKLNISSAESSSEDYIVLFSRTMNRLIVNEAELLLALAQEFQMKTITVSLEDHSFADIVRLISNATMLVSMHGAQLVLSMFLPKGASVVELFPYGVNPDHYTPYKALATLPGMELQYVAWQNKEVANTIAYPERPWEQGGIMHLGASEQKRIMKSKEVPRHLCCRNPEWLFRIYQDTKVDVSSLIQVIRSVVKTKPGFRKQKWANGLYPGKVRESRCQASSSEASVTKLSVTWQIPWNLKYLKVRDVKYEVWIQEQGENTYMPYILSYQNHTFSENVKPSTTYLVWIRCIFNKTLLGPFAEVLVCKT, from the coding sequence ATGAACATATCCGCTGTGTTTAATGCTCTGCTTGTGTCTATACTGGCAGCAGTGCTGTGGAAATATGTCAAGTTATGGGAACAGTTTACTATCCTTGAGGAGGAGTTGGACCTTACACGTCAATCCCAAGAGTTGTCCCAGGTACACATAGACTATCAAGCAGCTTTATATGCTCTTGTGGAAGATGGCACTAAAATGGTCTGTACGGGTAAGATGCACACAGATCGCGTGTGTCGCTTTGAATCACTTTGTTACTCCACGGAGGCTGAGGAGTTTGTCTTCTTTCACAGTAACTCATCCATCATGTTGCCAAGCTTGGGTTCTAGACGGTTCCAGCCTGCTCTGCTAGACTTGTCTTCAGTAGATGACCACAATACGCAATATTTCAACTTTGTTGAGCTTCCTGCTGCTGCACTGCAATTTATGCCCAAGCCTGTCTTTGTACCAGACGTTGCCCTCATAATGAACAGGTTTAATCCTGATAACCTGATGCACGTTTTTCATGATGACCTTTTACCCATATTTTACACCATGCAGCAGTTCCCAGACTTAGATCTGGATTCCCGTCTGTTCTTTATGGAGGGCTGGGGTGAGGGCTCTCACTTTGACCTCTACAAGCTTATGAGCAATAAGCAGCCACTCCTTAAGGAGCAGTTAAAGAACTTGGGGAGGTTACTTTGTTTCACCAGGTCTTATGTTGGTTTAACAAAAATCACAACATGGTATCAGTATGGCTTTGTCCAACCACAGGGCCCAAAGGCAAATATATTAGTTTCTggcaatgaaataagacatttagcAAATTTCATATTGGGGAAACTGAACATTAGCTCTGCTGAAAGTTCATCTGAAGACTATATAGTTCTCTTCAGCCGAACAATGAATCGACTCATTGTCAATGAGGCCGAATTACTCCTGGCTCTTGCTCAGGAATTTCAGATGAAAACCATCACAGTCTCTTTAGAGGACCACTCTTTTGCAGATATTGTACGTCTGATCAGCAATGCTACCATGCTTGTCAGTATGCATGGGGCACAGTTAGTTCTGTCTATGTTTCTACCAAAAGGGGCCTCTGTGGTAGAGCTTTTTCCTTATGGCGTAAACCCAGATCATTACACACCATACAAAGCTTTGGCAACTCTTCCAGGCATGGAGCTCCAGTATGTTGCTTGGCAAAACAAAGAAGTGGCAAACACTATTGCGTACCCTGAAAGGCCATGGGAACAAGGTGGCATTATGCATCTAGGTGCCAGCGAGCAAAAACGTATAATGAAAAGCAAGGAGGTGCCGCGTCATCTCTGTTGCCGTAATCCAGAGTGGCTTTTCCGTATCTACCAGGACACTAAGGTTGATGTATCATCTCTCATTCAAGTCATAAGAAGTGTTGTTAAAACTAAGCCTGGCTTCAGGAAGCAGAAGTGGGCAAATGGATTGTATCCTGGGAAGGTCAGAGAATCCAGATGCCAGGCCTCTTCCTCTGAAGCAAGCGTGACAAAGCTGTCTGTGACTTGGCAGATTCCGTGGAATTTGAAGTATTTGAAAGTAAGAGACGTGAAATATGAAGTATGGATACAAGAGCAAGGAGAAAACACGTACATGCCTTACATATTGTCCTACCAGAACCACACGTTTTCTGAAAACGTTAAACCATCAACAACCTATTTGGTGTGGATCCGATGCATATTCAATAAAACACTACTTGGGCCGTTTGCAGAAGTCTTGGTGTGCAAAACATAA
- the POMGNT2 gene encoding protein O-linked-mannose beta-1,4-N-acetylglucosaminyltransferase 2 isoform X2 encodes MSSYGNSLLSLRRSWTLHVNPKSCPSNSSIMLPSLGSRRFQPALLDLSSVDDHNTQYFNFVELPAAALQFMPKPVFVPDVALIMNRFNPDNLMHVFHDDLLPIFYTMQQFPDLDLDSRLFFMEGWGEGSHFDLYKLMSNKQPLLKEQLKNLGRLLCFTRSYVGLTKITTWYQYGFVQPQGPKANILVSGNEIRHLANFILGKLNISSAESSSEDYIVLFSRTMNRLIVNEAELLLALAQEFQMKTITVSLEDHSFADIVRLISNATMLVSMHGAQLVLSMFLPKGASVVELFPYGVNPDHYTPYKALATLPGMELQYVAWQNKEVANTIAYPERPWEQGGIMHLGASEQKRIMKSKEVPRHLCCRNPEWLFRIYQDTKVDVSSLIQVIRSVVKTKPGFRKQKWANGLYPGKVRESRCQASSSEASVTKLSVTWQIPWNLKYLKVRDVKYEVWIQEQGENTYMPYILSYQNHTFSENVKPSTTYLVWIRCIFNKTLLGPFAEVLVCKT; translated from the exons ATGTCAAGTTATGGGAACAGTTTACTATCCTTGAGGAGGAGTTGGACCTTACACGTCAATCCCAAGAGTTGTCCCAG TAACTCATCCATCATGTTGCCAAGCTTGGGTTCTAGACGGTTCCAGCCTGCTCTGCTAGACTTGTCTTCAGTAGATGACCACAATACGCAATATTTCAACTTTGTTGAGCTTCCTGCTGCTGCACTGCAATTTATGCCCAAGCCTGTCTTTGTACCAGACGTTGCCCTCATAATGAACAGGTTTAATCCTGATAACCTGATGCACGTTTTTCATGATGACCTTTTACCCATATTTTACACCATGCAGCAGTTCCCAGACTTAGATCTGGATTCCCGTCTGTTCTTTATGGAGGGCTGGGGTGAGGGCTCTCACTTTGACCTCTACAAGCTTATGAGCAATAAGCAGCCACTCCTTAAGGAGCAGTTAAAGAACTTGGGGAGGTTACTTTGTTTCACCAGGTCTTATGTTGGTTTAACAAAAATCACAACATGGTATCAGTATGGCTTTGTCCAACCACAGGGCCCAAAGGCAAATATATTAGTTTCTggcaatgaaataagacatttagcAAATTTCATATTGGGGAAACTGAACATTAGCTCTGCTGAAAGTTCATCTGAAGACTATATAGTTCTCTTCAGCCGAACAATGAATCGACTCATTGTCAATGAGGCCGAATTACTCCTGGCTCTTGCTCAGGAATTTCAGATGAAAACCATCACAGTCTCTTTAGAGGACCACTCTTTTGCAGATATTGTACGTCTGATCAGCAATGCTACCATGCTTGTCAGTATGCATGGGGCACAGTTAGTTCTGTCTATGTTTCTACCAAAAGGGGCCTCTGTGGTAGAGCTTTTTCCTTATGGCGTAAACCCAGATCATTACACACCATACAAAGCTTTGGCAACTCTTCCAGGCATGGAGCTCCAGTATGTTGCTTGGCAAAACAAAGAAGTGGCAAACACTATTGCGTACCCTGAAAGGCCATGGGAACAAGGTGGCATTATGCATCTAGGTGCCAGCGAGCAAAAACGTATAATGAAAAGCAAGGAGGTGCCGCGTCATCTCTGTTGCCGTAATCCAGAGTGGCTTTTCCGTATCTACCAGGACACTAAGGTTGATGTATCATCTCTCATTCAAGTCATAAGAAGTGTTGTTAAAACTAAGCCTGGCTTCAGGAAGCAGAAGTGGGCAAATGGATTGTATCCTGGGAAGGTCAGAGAATCCAGATGCCAGGCCTCTTCCTCTGAAGCAAGCGTGACAAAGCTGTCTGTGACTTGGCAGATTCCGTGGAATTTGAAGTATTTGAAAGTAAGAGACGTGAAATATGAAGTATGGATACAAGAGCAAGGAGAAAACACGTACATGCCTTACATATTGTCCTACCAGAACCACACGTTTTCTGAAAACGTTAAACCATCAACAACCTATTTGGTGTGGATCCGATGCATATTCAATAAAACACTACTTGGGCCGTTTGCAGAAGTCTTGGTGTGCAAAACATAA
- the POMGNT2 gene encoding protein O-linked-mannose beta-1,4-N-acetylglucosaminyltransferase 2 isoform X3 yields the protein MLPSLGSRRFQPALLDLSSVDDHNTQYFNFVELPAAALQFMPKPVFVPDVALIMNRFNPDNLMHVFHDDLLPIFYTMQQFPDLDLDSRLFFMEGWGEGSHFDLYKLMSNKQPLLKEQLKNLGRLLCFTRSYVGLTKITTWYQYGFVQPQGPKANILVSGNEIRHLANFILGKLNISSAESSSEDYIVLFSRTMNRLIVNEAELLLALAQEFQMKTITVSLEDHSFADIVRLISNATMLVSMHGAQLVLSMFLPKGASVVELFPYGVNPDHYTPYKALATLPGMELQYVAWQNKEVANTIAYPERPWEQGGIMHLGASEQKRIMKSKEVPRHLCCRNPEWLFRIYQDTKVDVSSLIQVIRSVVKTKPGFRKQKWANGLYPGKVRESRCQASSSEASVTKLSVTWQIPWNLKYLKVRDVKYEVWIQEQGENTYMPYILSYQNHTFSENVKPSTTYLVWIRCIFNKTLLGPFAEVLVCKT from the coding sequence ATGTTGCCAAGCTTGGGTTCTAGACGGTTCCAGCCTGCTCTGCTAGACTTGTCTTCAGTAGATGACCACAATACGCAATATTTCAACTTTGTTGAGCTTCCTGCTGCTGCACTGCAATTTATGCCCAAGCCTGTCTTTGTACCAGACGTTGCCCTCATAATGAACAGGTTTAATCCTGATAACCTGATGCACGTTTTTCATGATGACCTTTTACCCATATTTTACACCATGCAGCAGTTCCCAGACTTAGATCTGGATTCCCGTCTGTTCTTTATGGAGGGCTGGGGTGAGGGCTCTCACTTTGACCTCTACAAGCTTATGAGCAATAAGCAGCCACTCCTTAAGGAGCAGTTAAAGAACTTGGGGAGGTTACTTTGTTTCACCAGGTCTTATGTTGGTTTAACAAAAATCACAACATGGTATCAGTATGGCTTTGTCCAACCACAGGGCCCAAAGGCAAATATATTAGTTTCTggcaatgaaataagacatttagcAAATTTCATATTGGGGAAACTGAACATTAGCTCTGCTGAAAGTTCATCTGAAGACTATATAGTTCTCTTCAGCCGAACAATGAATCGACTCATTGTCAATGAGGCCGAATTACTCCTGGCTCTTGCTCAGGAATTTCAGATGAAAACCATCACAGTCTCTTTAGAGGACCACTCTTTTGCAGATATTGTACGTCTGATCAGCAATGCTACCATGCTTGTCAGTATGCATGGGGCACAGTTAGTTCTGTCTATGTTTCTACCAAAAGGGGCCTCTGTGGTAGAGCTTTTTCCTTATGGCGTAAACCCAGATCATTACACACCATACAAAGCTTTGGCAACTCTTCCAGGCATGGAGCTCCAGTATGTTGCTTGGCAAAACAAAGAAGTGGCAAACACTATTGCGTACCCTGAAAGGCCATGGGAACAAGGTGGCATTATGCATCTAGGTGCCAGCGAGCAAAAACGTATAATGAAAAGCAAGGAGGTGCCGCGTCATCTCTGTTGCCGTAATCCAGAGTGGCTTTTCCGTATCTACCAGGACACTAAGGTTGATGTATCATCTCTCATTCAAGTCATAAGAAGTGTTGTTAAAACTAAGCCTGGCTTCAGGAAGCAGAAGTGGGCAAATGGATTGTATCCTGGGAAGGTCAGAGAATCCAGATGCCAGGCCTCTTCCTCTGAAGCAAGCGTGACAAAGCTGTCTGTGACTTGGCAGATTCCGTGGAATTTGAAGTATTTGAAAGTAAGAGACGTGAAATATGAAGTATGGATACAAGAGCAAGGAGAAAACACGTACATGCCTTACATATTGTCCTACCAGAACCACACGTTTTCTGAAAACGTTAAACCATCAACAACCTATTTGGTGTGGATCCGATGCATATTCAATAAAACACTACTTGGGCCGTTTGCAGAAGTCTTGGTGTGCAAAACATAA